One window from the genome of Enterobacter asburiae encodes:
- a CDS encoding IucA/IucC family protein, whose amino-acid sequence MRALPRSAGTDVAAQCFLNALLRETKDWRYLPATAADALPDIHIPLSQTQALRVPVRYFSPTQHHQYRFPATLIQSNSDDGDAVTFDQLVDLILEKPSVKGSLDADTLARFKQRVLESHAHTWQAIDLRHSWANLRDKPLTFAEAEQALLVGHAFHPAPKSHEPFNETEARRYLPDFASRFPLRWFAVESTLVAGDSLNVSLRERLLRFAAQSAPELLGHFTDTRWLLPMHPWQADYLLEQEWCLRLAENGSLQDLGEAGAQWLPTSSSRSLYSETNGDMIKFSLSVRLTNSVRTLSVKEVKRGMRLARLAKTERWQDLQARYPTMRVMQEDGWAGLRDENGTIQEESLMALRVNLLFDTPETQTNVLVSLTQAAPDGGDSLLASAVRRLSQRLELPLAQAARCWLDAYCDRVLLPLFSAEADYGLVLLAHQQNILVEMQQDFPVGLIYRDCQGSAWTEGADAWLKEAGETEVENRFGESQLLRYFPYYLLLNSTLAVTAALAAAGFDSEESLMSRVRDALAELRRTAKQTRCLDYVLDSPTWNCKGNFFCYLHDRNENTIADPAVIYFDFSNPFYKEKA is encoded by the coding sequence ATGCGTGCTCTGCCCCGCTCTGCCGGTACAGACGTTGCAGCCCAGTGTTTTTTAAACGCCCTGTTGCGCGAAACGAAGGACTGGCGCTATCTCCCTGCTACCGCTGCGGATGCGTTACCGGACATTCATATTCCGCTGTCACAAACCCAGGCTCTTCGGGTTCCGGTACGCTATTTCTCTCCTACCCAGCATCATCAGTACCGTTTCCCGGCAACGCTTATTCAAAGCAACAGTGATGACGGTGACGCCGTCACATTTGATCAACTGGTTGATTTAATTCTTGAAAAACCGTCAGTAAAAGGCTCGCTTGATGCCGATACGCTGGCGCGTTTTAAGCAGCGCGTTCTCGAAAGCCATGCGCACACCTGGCAGGCGATCGATCTGCGCCACAGCTGGGCAAACCTGCGCGATAAGCCGCTGACGTTTGCCGAGGCGGAACAGGCGCTGCTGGTCGGCCACGCGTTTCACCCTGCACCGAAGTCGCACGAGCCCTTCAACGAAACCGAGGCGCGTCGCTATCTGCCCGATTTCGCCTCCCGCTTCCCGCTGCGCTGGTTTGCCGTTGAGAGCACGCTCGTTGCTGGCGACAGCCTGAACGTCTCGCTGCGCGAGCGTCTGCTGCGCTTCGCGGCCCAGAGCGCGCCTGAGCTGCTCGGCCATTTCACCGACACCCGCTGGCTGCTGCCGATGCATCCGTGGCAGGCCGACTATCTGCTGGAGCAGGAGTGGTGCCTGCGTCTGGCGGAAAACGGTTCATTGCAGGACCTGGGGGAAGCGGGCGCGCAGTGGCTGCCCACCAGCTCGTCCCGCTCGCTGTACAGCGAAACCAACGGCGACATGATTAAGTTCTCCCTCAGCGTGCGCCTGACCAACTCCGTGCGCACGCTGTCGGTCAAAGAGGTTAAGCGCGGAATGCGCCTGGCGCGCCTGGCGAAAACGGAACGCTGGCAAGATTTGCAGGCTCGCTACCCAACCATGCGCGTGATGCAGGAAGACGGCTGGGCGGGGCTGCGTGACGAAAACGGCACTATTCAGGAAGAGAGCCTGATGGCCCTGCGCGTCAACCTGCTGTTCGATACCCCTGAAACACAAACCAACGTGCTGGTGAGCCTGACCCAGGCCGCGCCGGACGGCGGTGATAGCCTGCTGGCCTCCGCGGTGCGCCGTCTGAGTCAGCGTCTGGAATTACCGCTCGCCCAGGCCGCCCGCTGCTGGCTGGACGCCTATTGCGACCGCGTATTACTTCCGCTGTTCAGCGCCGAGGCGGACTACGGTCTGGTCCTGCTGGCGCACCAGCAAAATATCCTCGTTGAGATGCAGCAGGATTTCCCCGTCGGGCTGATCTACCGCGACTGCCAGGGCAGCGCGTGGACCGAAGGAGCCGACGCGTGGCTGAAAGAGGCGGGCGAAACGGAGGTGGAAAACCGCTTCGGTGAGAGCCAGCTGCTGCGCTACTTCCCTTATTATCTGCTGCTGAACTCTACCCTTGCCGTCACCGCCGCCCTCGCCGCCGCAGGTTTCGACAGCGAGGAAAGCCTGATGTCCCGGGTGCGCGACGCGCTGGCGGAACTGCGCCGTACGGCAAAGCAGACCCGCTGCCTCGACTACGTGCTCGACAGCCCGACCTGGAACTGCAAAGGCAACTTCTTCTGCTACCTGCACGATCGCAATGAAAACACCATCGCCGATCCGGCGGTGATCTATTTCGACTTTAGCAACCCGTTTTACAAGGAGAAGGCGTAA
- a CDS encoding MFS transporter, which translates to MHTDSEILTENVTSKANWPLALCAGLLGIGQNGLLVMLPQLVTLTGLSLSVWAGLLMFGSMLFLPASPWWGRQSERRGCKAVMVASLSGYLASFVVMALVVWAMAAGRLDTYWGLAGLILSRLLYGLTVSGLVPAAQTWAIQRAGLEKRMAALATISSGLSCGRLLGPPLAALMLSVSPVAPLWLMAIAPLIALLLVLREVADPPLPPVAHQATRLQASMLPFLLLALLLAALVSLMQLGLSPHLSPLLEGNARDISHHVALLLSLAALATLAAQFLVVRPQHFTPVTLLCIAAVLMVAGLGLMTVAGLTLFYVGIVITSLGAAMATPGYQLLLNDRLTTGKGAGVIATSHTLGYGVSALLVPVVTRFYGEQSLTVAAWGMALLFLALSIGVRSTERTPAEKP; encoded by the coding sequence ATGCACACTGACTCTGAAATATTAACCGAAAACGTCACCTCAAAAGCCAACTGGCCCCTGGCGCTATGTGCGGGTTTATTAGGTATCGGGCAAAACGGCCTGCTGGTGATGCTCCCGCAGCTGGTGACCCTGACCGGGCTGTCGCTCTCGGTCTGGGCCGGTCTGCTGATGTTCGGATCCATGCTCTTTTTACCGGCATCGCCATGGTGGGGACGCCAGAGCGAGCGGCGAGGGTGTAAGGCCGTGATGGTGGCCTCGCTGAGCGGCTATCTGGCCAGTTTCGTCGTCATGGCACTGGTGGTCTGGGCGATGGCGGCCGGAAGGCTGGATACTTACTGGGGACTGGCGGGGCTGATCCTGTCGCGCCTGCTCTACGGACTGACGGTCTCAGGGCTGGTGCCTGCGGCCCAGACGTGGGCTATTCAGCGTGCGGGGCTGGAGAAGAGAATGGCGGCGCTGGCGACGATAAGCTCCGGCCTCAGCTGCGGACGGCTGCTCGGCCCGCCGCTGGCGGCGCTGATGCTCAGCGTCAGCCCGGTGGCGCCGCTCTGGCTGATGGCGATCGCGCCGTTAATCGCCCTGCTGCTGGTGCTTCGCGAAGTCGCGGACCCGCCGCTGCCGCCGGTGGCGCACCAGGCGACCCGCCTGCAGGCCTCCATGCTGCCGTTCCTGCTGCTGGCGCTGTTGCTGGCGGCGCTGGTCAGCCTGATGCAGCTTGGGCTGTCACCGCATCTTAGCCCCCTGCTGGAGGGCAATGCCCGGGACATCAGCCATCATGTTGCGCTTCTGCTGAGCCTGGCCGCCCTGGCCACGCTCGCGGCACAGTTTCTGGTGGTCCGTCCGCAGCATTTCACCCCGGTGACGTTACTCTGCATCGCGGCGGTGTTAATGGTGGCCGGGCTTGGGCTGATGACCGTCGCGGGTTTAACGCTGTTCTACGTGGGGATTGTTATCACGTCACTCGGGGCGGCGATGGCCACGCCGGGCTACCAGCTGCTGCTGAACGACAGGCTGACCACCGGGAAAGGGGCGGGCGTCATCGCCACCAGCCACACGTTAGGTTACGGCGTCAGCGCGCTGCTGGTGCCCGTGGTGACGCGTTTTTACGGCGAGCAGTCTTTAACGGTGGCTGCATGGGGAATGGCATTGCTGTTTTTAGCGTTGAGTATAGGGGTACGGTCAACCGAGCGTACCCCTGCTGAAAAACCTTAA
- the mtfA gene encoding DgsA anti-repressor MtfA has translation MIKWPWKTNEAGRDMALPWDDALTIPVLTNLKPDEQAKLVQLADRFLQQKRLVPLQGFELDPLKNARIALLFCLPVLELGIEWLDGFHEVLIYPAPFVVDDEWQDDIGLVHNQRVVQSGQSWQQGPIILNWLDIQDSFDASGFNLIIHEVAHKLDTRNGDRASGVPLIPLREVAGWEHDLHAAMDNIQDEIDLVGESAASIDAYAATDPAECFAVLSEYFFSAPELFAPRFPALWQRFCQFYQQDPLQRLRQNEESGGHSSRQIH, from the coding sequence ATGATAAAGTGGCCCTGGAAAACGAATGAGGCTGGCCGGGATATGGCGCTGCCATGGGATGACGCGCTGACGATCCCTGTTCTGACTAATCTTAAGCCGGATGAACAAGCGAAACTGGTTCAACTGGCGGATCGTTTTTTACAGCAAAAACGCCTGGTTCCACTGCAGGGTTTCGAACTCGATCCCCTGAAAAACGCGCGCATCGCCCTGCTATTCTGTCTGCCGGTGCTTGAGCTCGGCATTGAGTGGCTGGACGGTTTCCACGAAGTGCTAATCTATCCCGCGCCGTTCGTGGTGGATGACGAATGGCAGGACGATATCGGGCTGGTGCATAACCAGCGCGTGGTGCAGTCCGGACAAAGCTGGCAGCAGGGGCCGATTATCCTGAACTGGCTCGACATTCAGGACTCGTTCGACGCCTCTGGCTTTAACCTGATTATTCATGAAGTGGCGCATAAGCTTGATACCCGCAACGGCGATCGCGCCAGCGGCGTGCCGCTGATCCCGCTTCGTGAAGTGGCAGGATGGGAGCACGACCTGCATGCCGCAATGGATAACATCCAGGATGAGATAGATCTGGTGGGTGAAAGCGCCGCCAGCATTGATGCCTATGCGGCAACCGACCCTGCCGAATGCTTTGCTGTGCTCTCGGAGTATTTCTTCAGCGCCCCCGAGCTCTTCGCGCCCCGCTTCCCGGCGCTGTGGCAGCGTTTTTGCCAGTTTTATCAGCAGGATCCCCTGCAGCGTCTGCGGCAAAATGAGGAGTCTGGCGGCCATTCCTCCCGCCAGATCCATTAA
- a CDS encoding DUF2256 domain-containing protein produces MSDFKGNKQDLPSRACAHCQRPMTWRKKWAKCWDEVKYCSERCRRSHR; encoded by the coding sequence ATGAGCGATTTCAAAGGTAACAAGCAGGACCTGCCCAGCCGAGCGTGCGCGCACTGCCAGCGGCCTATGACGTGGCGCAAGAAATGGGCGAAATGCTGGGATGAGGTCAAATACTGTTCCGAGCGCTGTCGCAGGAGCCACCGTTGA
- a CDS encoding cryptochrome/photolyase family protein, translating into MTELRLLLGDQLNPHHSWFDACNPNVIYVMLELRAETAYVLHHAQKVIAIFAAMRAFASALKEKGHRVRYVRLSDSSNRGALEDNLNALVAHYGADRVLWQEPDEWRLDAQLQAWAKTASVVTACISSEHFFTTREQVSAFFATRKSWRMEYFYREMRCQHGILLTSEGEPEGGKWNFDAENRRRWSGEPPAPEDSRPRHDNSALWAEIQRCGVNTFGEPQAGNFRWPLNRSEAKAGLDEFITHVLPQFGAWQDAMHAEEPFLFHSLISFALNTKMLNPREVVAAAQQAWRSGHAPLPAVEGFIRQILGWREYVRGIYWSQMPGYRELNALDQHAPLPDWFWTGKTQMRCLAHAVGQSLTEAYAHHIQRLMVIGNFSLLSGLSPQAVHEWYLGVYIDAFEWVELPNTLGMSQFGDGGLLASKPYVSSASYIHKMSNYCQGCRYQYNQRTGELACPFNALYWDFFARNQARLGNNPRLGIVFKQLADMKEEERQALADRAGYVRLHLNDL; encoded by the coding sequence TTGACCGAACTGCGCCTGCTCCTGGGCGATCAGCTTAATCCGCACCATAGCTGGTTTGATGCCTGCAATCCGAATGTCATTTACGTGATGCTGGAGCTGCGGGCGGAAACCGCGTACGTGCTTCATCACGCCCAGAAAGTGATTGCCATCTTCGCGGCCATGCGCGCGTTTGCCTCTGCGTTAAAGGAAAAGGGGCATCGGGTGAGGTACGTCCGGCTCTCTGACAGCTCAAACCGCGGCGCGCTGGAAGACAATCTCAACGCGCTTGTCGCGCATTACGGCGCGGACAGGGTGCTGTGGCAGGAGCCCGACGAATGGCGTCTTGATGCGCAGCTGCAGGCGTGGGCGAAAACGGCGTCCGTCGTAACGGCCTGCATCAGCAGCGAGCATTTCTTCACCACCCGTGAACAGGTGAGCGCGTTTTTTGCAACGCGTAAGAGCTGGCGAATGGAGTACTTTTACCGGGAAATGCGTTGTCAGCACGGCATACTGTTGACCTCAGAAGGCGAGCCGGAAGGAGGAAAATGGAATTTTGATGCTGAAAACCGCAGGCGCTGGTCAGGCGAGCCGCCCGCCCCGGAGGACTCGCGTCCGCGCCACGATAATTCAGCCTTATGGGCGGAGATCCAACGCTGCGGCGTAAATACCTTCGGCGAACCGCAGGCCGGGAATTTTCGCTGGCCGCTCAACCGTTCGGAAGCCAAAGCCGGGCTGGATGAATTTATCACTCACGTGCTCCCGCAGTTTGGCGCCTGGCAGGATGCGATGCACGCGGAGGAGCCTTTTCTTTTCCACTCGTTAATTTCATTCGCGCTGAACACCAAAATGCTTAATCCGCGTGAAGTGGTGGCTGCCGCCCAGCAGGCATGGCGTTCGGGCCATGCGCCGCTGCCTGCCGTTGAAGGGTTTATCCGCCAAATTCTCGGCTGGCGGGAGTACGTGCGTGGGATTTACTGGTCGCAGATGCCGGGCTACCGGGAGCTGAATGCCTTAGACCAGCACGCCCCGCTGCCTGACTGGTTCTGGACGGGCAAGACGCAGATGCGCTGCCTGGCGCATGCCGTTGGACAGTCGCTCACCGAGGCTTACGCCCACCATATCCAGCGCCTGATGGTCATCGGGAATTTTAGCCTGCTCAGCGGCCTGTCGCCGCAGGCGGTTCATGAATGGTATCTGGGGGTCTACATTGATGCCTTTGAATGGGTGGAGCTGCCCAATACCCTCGGCATGAGCCAGTTTGGCGATGGCGGGTTACTGGCCAGCAAGCCCTACGTCTCGAGCGCGTCATATATTCATAAGATGAGCAATTACTGTCAGGGGTGCCGGTATCAATACAACCAGCGTACCGGAGAGCTGGCGTGTCCCTTCAATGCCCTTTACTGGGATTTTTTTGCGCGCAATCAGGCGCGTCTGGGTAACAATCCCCGCCTGGGCATCGTCTTTAAACAGCTTGCAGACATGAAGGAAGAGGAGCGGCAGGCCCTTGCCGATCGCGCCGGGTATGTTCGCCTGCATCTCAACGACCTCTGA